A window of Patescibacteria group bacterium contains these coding sequences:
- a CDS encoding extracellular solute-binding protein, with product MFKTKRQSVLTLAFLILASLLIFTGFGCKKKPTANEIQPITLNFWSVFDDKEVYDPMITAYQTSHPNIHIVYKKLTYEEYEKAVVEGLASGQGPDIWTIHNTWLPKDIGKLAPMPDSLMTSAMYKDAFVEVASSDFVFDEKIYGIPMSVDTLALYYNKDLLNTEGIVTAPEDWEIFKDATTKLTKTDITDNIVQSGAAIGTSKNINRAVDILYLLMLQNGTQMVNNQLTGATFNLADVNDPKYFPGTAAMTFYTDFANSKKEIYSWNLNMPYSIDAFIEEKTAMMFNYSYQRSYLKSKAPNLNYGVAPVPQITGTQKAVNYANYWGNVVSQASKYQAESWDFVNFISGKDNVDAYCKKTDRPASRIDVLQAQLDDPNLKVFAKQALTAKSWYQKDPAQTETLFNNAIDAIVSEQSTVGDEINTLAQQVTSLMR from the coding sequence ATGTTCAAAACAAAAAGACAATCTGTACTAACTTTAGCGTTCTTAATCTTAGCCAGCCTGCTAATTTTCACAGGTTTTGGTTGCAAGAAAAAGCCAACAGCCAATGAAATACAACCAATTACCTTGAATTTTTGGTCTGTTTTTGATGACAAAGAAGTCTATGATCCAATGATTACAGCTTACCAAACTTCACATCCAAATATTCATATTGTCTACAAAAAATTAACTTATGAAGAATACGAAAAAGCAGTTGTCGAAGGTCTGGCATCTGGCCAAGGTCCAGATATTTGGACAATTCACAATACTTGGCTTCCAAAAGATATTGGCAAATTAGCGCCAATGCCAGATTCTTTAATGACTTCAGCGATGTACAAAGATGCTTTTGTTGAAGTTGCAAGTTCAGATTTTGTTTTTGATGAAAAAATATATGGCATTCCAATGAGTGTTGATACTTTGGCATTATATTACAACAAAGATTTATTAAATACTGAAGGCATAGTTACAGCTCCAGAAGATTGGGAGATTTTTAAAGATGCCACAACAAAATTAACAAAAACAGATATTACTGATAATATTGTCCAATCAGGTGCAGCAATTGGAACTTCCAAAAACATTAATCGCGCTGTTGATATTTTATATTTATTAATGCTTCAAAATGGCACGCAAATGGTTAATAACCAATTAACCGGAGCCACATTCAATTTGGCAGATGTTAATGATCCAAAATATTTTCCAGGCACAGCAGCAATGACTTTTTACACTGATTTTGCAAATTCCAAAAAAGAAATTTATTCCTGGAATCTGAATATGCCATATTCTATTGATGCCTTTATCGAAGAAAAAACAGCAATGATGTTTAATTATTCTTATCAAAGATCTTATTTAAAAAGCAAAGCTCCAAATTTGAATTATGGAGTTGCTCCTGTTCCTCAAATTACAGGCACTCAAAAAGCAGTTAATTATGCTAACTATTGGGGTAATGTTGTCTCACAAGCCTCAAAATATCAAGCTGAATCTTGGGATTTTGTAAATTTTATTTCAGGTAAAGACAATGTTGATGCTTATTGTAAAAAAACAGATCGACCAGCATCCAGAATTGATGTATTACAAGCTCAATTAGATGATCCAAATTTAAAAGTTTTCGCCAAGCAAGCTTTGACTGCAAAATCTTGGTATCAAAAAGATCCAGCTCAAACAGAAACATTATTCAATAATGCAATTGATGCCATTGTCAGCGAGCAATCAACAGTAGGTGATGAAATCAACACTTTAGCGCAACAAGTAACTAGTTTAATGAGATGA
- a CDS encoding pilin: protein MKKIIFLISLFVIFFPVVIFAKEAGDTCTKADQSADGCPYNKSKYSEGLECNIASDYQGKPINKCVNLKKESIPVGGYCLKDEQCEKEYSAYSYMCNKATWTCIQKATQKVGQPCSEDGNCFNSYCDKTGNFGTCKNVEKGTCLSDEDCWSQQLGTGYHSTKPSCDTKIRKCYYPSSKNYTEACISSGECLKGYECFVLPEKTEGQCLYPKNSRKAENKQNCTITSECETGAYCHDNYCDWQAANTSTCTQDIQCSNGYCADANGVAVTGGASGTCVTGVAEGGACSTDPSSTKKCSSGFICTGVNEQTKEGKCAKSTVETTESLDQIAAQEKAKSNLSSQINLYCDVEATPGMFTKGVSNTCFNCGNCGSRDIMVIVTNVINGTLQITGLFAAFASIVSGFMYIISRGNDEQVGKAKGALTASITGLIIVFTGYILINTVMTVLGYNCGQWFNPTFTC, encoded by the coding sequence ATGAAAAAAATAATATTTTTAATATCATTATTTGTTATATTTTTTCCAGTTGTTATTTTTGCAAAAGAAGCTGGAGATACTTGTACTAAGGCAGACCAATCCGCAGATGGTTGTCCTTATAATAAGAGTAAGTACAGTGAAGGACTCGAATGCAATATTGCCAGTGATTATCAAGGCAAGCCCATTAATAAATGCGTAAATCTAAAAAAAGAAAGTATTCCTGTTGGCGGTTATTGTCTAAAAGATGAACAATGTGAAAAAGAATATTCAGCCTATTCTTATATGTGCAACAAGGCAACCTGGACATGTATCCAAAAAGCGACTCAAAAAGTTGGGCAACCTTGTTCTGAAGATGGAAATTGTTTTAATTCTTATTGCGATAAAACAGGAAATTTTGGCACCTGTAAAAATGTAGAAAAAGGTACTTGCTTAAGTGATGAAGATTGTTGGTCACAACAATTAGGTACAGGTTACCATAGCACTAAACCATCTTGCGATACAAAAATCAGAAAGTGTTATTATCCTAGTTCAAAAAATTATACTGAAGCTTGTATTAGTTCAGGTGAATGTTTAAAAGGTTATGAATGTTTTGTTTTACCTGAAAAAACAGAAGGTCAGTGTCTCTATCCGAAAAATTCAAGAAAAGCAGAAAACAAACAGAATTGTACTATTACAAGCGAATGTGAAACTGGAGCATATTGCCATGATAATTATTGCGATTGGCAAGCGGCAAATACTAGTACATGTACACAAGATATTCAATGTTCTAATGGATACTGTGCCGATGCTAATGGAGTAGCAGTTACTGGTGGTGCTTCTGGCACTTGTGTTACTGGCGTAGCTGAAGGAGGCGCCTGCAGTACAGACCCTAGTTCTACTAAAAAATGTTCATCTGGGTTCATTTGTACCGGAGTGAATGAACAAACAAAAGAAGGAAAATGTGCGAAAAGTACTGTTGAAACTACAGAATCGCTTGATCAAATAGCAGCACAAGAAAAAGCAAAAAGCAATCTCTCCTCTCAGATAAACTTGTATTGTGATGTAGAAGCCACACCAGGCATGTTTACAAAAGGTGTCTCCAATACTTGTTTTAATTGTGGCAATTGCGGTTCTCGCGATATTATGGTAATAGTTACAAATGTTATCAATGGTACATTGCAAATTACAGGATTATTTGCTGCTTTTGCAAGCATTGTTTCTGGTTTTATGTACATTATTTCGCGTGGTAATGACGAACAAGTTGGTAAAGCTAAAGGAGCATTAACTGCTTCAATTACTGGCTTAATCATAGTTTTTACTGGTTATATCTTAATTAATACAGTCATGACAGTTCTTGGTTATAATTGTGGGCAATGGTTTAATCCGACATTCACATGCTAA
- a CDS encoding pilin, with the protein MSKNILKLSGLFCAIFIAFFILFSYTNVFAVSDYKFSCYCYDSNPTPGNANQRLYRDLSSSNPDPTVFCTNYCKTRKMDIMGYQETGKDVVILQDKFKSLFQQQVQQQTTPTPSPTPQTQTDNQEKCYCSDGNFYDIEGGDAECTSYCMDLGLEKASPEEVPAEQPGTTPTGTQPTGTTQATTGCVCKNKDNDSSITDSTACTDFCNSNNRGGVASFTPPQNNQQATSETSIKNPLTGIETPADLIKKIINYVLGFVGAIAVLIIIYSGFVYMTSRGNEKQIESAKNSLTYAIIGLVVIFASVIIVNAVISAIGG; encoded by the coding sequence ATGTCCAAAAATATATTAAAACTCTCAGGTCTATTTTGTGCAATTTTTATTGCTTTTTTTATTCTGTTTTCATATACGAATGTCTTTGCTGTTAGCGATTATAAATTTTCTTGTTATTGTTATGATTCAAATCCAACGCCAGGCAATGCCAATCAAAGGCTGTACAGAGATCTTTCATCATCCAATCCTGATCCGACAGTATTTTGCACAAATTATTGCAAAACAAGAAAAATGGATATAATGGGCTATCAGGAAACAGGAAAAGATGTAGTAATTTTGCAGGATAAATTTAAATCATTATTCCAACAACAAGTACAACAACAAACTACTCCAACACCTTCTCCAACTCCACAAACACAAACAGATAATCAAGAAAAATGCTATTGTTCTGATGGAAATTTCTATGATATTGAGGGAGGAGATGCAGAATGTACATCTTATTGTATGGATTTAGGATTAGAAAAAGCTAGTCCAGAAGAAGTTCCGGCAGAACAACCTGGTACAACTCCAACTGGCACCCAACCAACAGGCACAACACAAGCAACAACAGGTTGCGTTTGCAAAAACAAAGATAACGATAGCAGTATTACTGATTCTACGGCTTGCACAGATTTTTGTAACAGTAATAATAGAGGCGGAGTTGCATCTTTTACGCCTCCACAAAACAATCAACAAGCAACAAGCGAAACAAGTATAAAAAATCCTTTAACAGGCATTGAAACGCCAGCTGATCTTATCAAAAAAATAATTAATTATGTTTTAGGTTTTGTCGGTGCAATTGCTGTTTTAATTATTATTTATTCTGGTTTTGTCTACATGACATCTCGTGGTAATGAAAAGCAAATAGAATCAGCCAAAAATTCTTTGACTTACGCCATTATTGGTTTAGTCGTAATTTTTGCATCTGTTATTATTGTGAATGCAGTAATATCGGCAATCGGAGGTTAA
- a CDS encoding pilin, whose amino-acid sequence MKKISLIISALASLITIHSVSAATWGLEILEGTGLPNEAPGAFIARIVSYVLGFIGILLIVMIIYGGLLYMTSRGNEKQTETAKNVLTYAIIGVVIIFAAYIIARVVISALTTGATQTPSTPSGQQIQVTPSQVSPER is encoded by the coding sequence ATGAAAAAAATCTCACTTATTATTTCGGCCTTGGCCAGTCTAATAACAATTCATTCAGTCTCCGCAGCAACCTGGGGTCTTGAAATATTAGAAGGCACAGGCTTGCCGAATGAAGCACCTGGCGCATTTATTGCCAGAATAGTTAGCTATGTTTTAGGATTTATCGGTATTTTATTGATCGTTATGATTATTTATGGTGGATTATTATACATGACTTCTCGAGGTAATGAAAAACAAACTGAAACCGCCAAGAATGTCTTAACTTATGCAATAATTGGTGTTGTTATAATTTTTGCCGCATATATTATTGCTCGAGTTGTGATTTCAGCTTTGACTACTGGCGCAACTCAAACTCCATCAACACCATCAGGTCAACAAATTCAGGTCACGCCATCTCAAGTAAGTCCGGAACGATAA
- a CDS encoding four helix bundle protein → MEGSGKHNFDLEERTLLFSKRVIKLCNALPKNCINLPLINQLIRAAASVGANYREANDALSKKDKLLRMRITRKEAKESHYFIDLIIENNPDFKNRTLDLLDEADQLRKIFSAIIDGLDKNSKKY, encoded by the coding sequence ATGGAGGGAAGTGGAAAACATAATTTTGATTTAGAAGAAAGAACATTGCTGTTTTCTAAAAGAGTAATAAAGTTGTGCAATGCGTTGCCGAAAAATTGTATAAATCTTCCGTTAATTAATCAATTAATTCGTGCCGCTGCATCAGTAGGTGCAAATTATCGCGAAGCCAACGATGCACTGAGTAAAAAGGATAAGTTATTGAGAATGAGGATTACAAGAAAAGAAGCAAAGGAAAGTCATTATTTTATTGATTTAATTATTGAGAATAATCCAGATTTTAAAAATAGAACTTTGGATCTCTTGGATGAAGCAGATCAATTAAGAAAAATATTCTCTGCTATTATTGATGGTTTAGATAAAAATTCAAAGAAATATTGA
- a CDS encoding pilin: MFKKLFIILILIFLIGTLIPQFSFAQYGLEEGQKIQGLSQTAPEIFVGQIIKTVLLLIGVILIVLIIYGGLTYATAMGNEQKIETGKKILVYAVIGTVIIALAYVITTFVMSALFPMQTTTSTQATKNQTETETQGQTQSQTPGQTDDNLHGQNITVNPLNQETCKKNGEKCLFSPSAKVEGQTLEIQGTAPVNICCAGSICDINTQSCIPKCAGNGESFVKETLVKREYIGCCQGLNRNEQTQTCERPKL, encoded by the coding sequence ATGTTTAAAAAATTATTTATCATTTTAATATTAATTTTTCTTATTGGAACTTTGATTCCTCAATTTTCTTTTGCTCAATATGGTTTAGAAGAGGGCCAAAAAATTCAAGGATTATCTCAAACTGCTCCAGAAATTTTCGTTGGTCAAATTATAAAAACTGTTTTATTGTTAATCGGCGTAATTTTAATAGTCTTAATTATTTATGGTGGCTTGACTTATGCAACAGCAATGGGAAATGAGCAAAAAATTGAAACCGGCAAAAAAATTCTTGTTTACGCAGTTATTGGCACAGTTATCATTGCTCTCGCTTATGTAATCACAACTTTTGTAATGAGCGCTCTGTTTCCAATGCAAACAACGACTTCTACACAGGCAACTAAAAATCAAACTGAAACTGAAACTCAAGGACAAACCCAAAGCCAAACTCCAGGACAAACTGATGATAATCTTCATGGCCAAAATATTACTGTTAATCCATTAAATCAAGAAACATGCAAAAAAAATGGTGAGAAATGCCTTTTTTCTCCAAGTGCAAAAGTAGAAGGTCAAACATTAGAAATTCAAGGTACAGCTCCAGTTAATATTTGTTGTGCAGGTTCAATATGCGATATCAATACTCAAAGCTGCATCCCAAAATGCGCTGGCAATGGTGAAAGTTTTGTTAAAGAGACATTAGTTAAACGAGAATATATTGGCTGTTGTCAAGGTTTAAATAGAAACGAACAAACACAGACTTGCGAAAGGCCGAAGCTCTAA
- a CDS encoding pilin has product MRELTKFFAVLGLCAILCLCVTPVVMAQRGIDDSTGPQNALENLRNETGYTTTDLISFVGRIIKWVLGIVGVIMIALFVYGGVTYATSAGSEEKIENGKKIMVYTIIGVVIIALAYVLTDFVIAALFPTV; this is encoded by the coding sequence GTGAGAGAATTGACAAAATTTTTTGCAGTATTAGGACTTTGCGCTATTTTATGTTTATGTGTTACACCAGTAGTAATGGCTCAACGAGGAATTGATGATTCAACAGGACCACAGAACGCTTTGGAAAACCTGCGCAATGAAACAGGTTATACAACAACAGATTTAATTTCTTTTGTTGGCAGAATCATTAAATGGGTGTTAGGAATCGTTGGCGTTATCATGATCGCTTTGTTTGTATATGGCGGTGTTACGTATGCAACATCAGCTGGTTCTGAAGAAAAAATTGAGAACGGCAAGAAAATTATGGTATACACTATTATTGGTGTTGTCATAATTGCCTTGGCTTACGTTCTAACAGACTTTGTTATTGCCGCTTTATTCCCAACAGTCTAA
- a CDS encoding DUF2079 domain-containing protein yields MFKKQSIILSLAIIIYITFFTSLCFLKYNNFLYQGLDLAIFNQVFHNLVNNNSFYSGIQNQSYLGDHFSPIIFLLLPFYYFFQNPKTLLFLQTVILGLSAIPVFLIAKEKLRNKNLALIISLIFLANPALHSVNLYEFSLLSFAVPLLLTTFYFFQKKQFLCFCVLVFLCFLIREDIALIIFMFGIYAMLKRYQRKWILLPILSSIVYFILSLKIVSHFSTNNNYKFLFHYSWLGNNLTDLIINFFLKFPEVILHFLNIYNLIFIFYLLIPVFFLPIFGRKTLIFFIPIVLQFGLGNSGFRGIFFTHYLALFIPFIFVSAIYGFSLMLSRMRLMPSQINSTKLLLGKKEYILIIFLLFFITIASNIGFSPSYNLTKNLLKINKQESQNKQDLVKEIPVCLCSKNYILATNDFLPALSNNENLFASFYLVKGKKQYSNQKYDIPKLNYAIINYQQFFSNCKNQENLMQNKNICNQAKKRLKKVISKNHLNPERIVDNNVLYSTNYQPDIFKQSLQKLEQDTIIKSNKFNYNVFLDESSLEKISL; encoded by the coding sequence ATGTTTAAAAAGCAATCCATCATCTTAAGTTTAGCAATAATAATCTATATAACTTTTTTCACAAGTCTATGCTTTTTAAAATACAATAATTTTTTGTATCAAGGATTAGATTTGGCAATATTCAATCAAGTTTTTCATAATTTAGTCAACAACAATTCTTTTTATTCGGGCATTCAAAATCAAAGTTATTTGGGAGATCATTTTTCGCCAATTATATTTCTTCTTTTGCCATTCTATTATTTTTTTCAAAATCCCAAAACATTATTATTCTTGCAAACAGTAATTCTAGGCTTATCAGCAATTCCAGTTTTTTTAATCGCCAAAGAAAAATTAAGAAATAAAAATTTAGCCTTAATTATTAGTCTTATCTTTCTTGCTAATCCAGCCTTGCATAGCGTTAATCTTTACGAATTTAGCCTTTTATCATTTGCAGTTCCATTATTACTAACAACATTTTATTTTTTTCAAAAAAAACAATTTTTGTGTTTTTGTGTTTTAGTGTTTCTGTGTTTTCTAATTAGAGAGGACATCGCTTTAATTATCTTCATGTTTGGAATCTACGCAATGCTAAAAAGATATCAACGAAAATGGATTTTATTGCCAATTCTTTCATCCATTGTTTACTTCATTTTAAGCCTAAAAATCGTCAGCCATTTTAGCACCAATAATAATTACAAATTTTTATTTCATTACTCATGGCTTGGCAATAATTTAACAGATTTAATTATTAATTTTTTCCTAAAATTTCCAGAAGTTATTTTACATTTTTTAAATATTTACAATTTAATCTTTATTTTTTATTTATTAATTCCAGTTTTTTTCTTGCCAATTTTTGGCCGAAAAACATTAATATTTTTTATCCCAATTGTATTGCAATTTGGTCTCGGAAATTCCGGCTTTCGCGGCATATTTTTTACGCATTATTTAGCTCTATTTATTCCATTCATTTTCGTTTCCGCAATCTATGGTTTTTCGCTAATGCTATCTCGAATGCGTCTAATGCCATCTCAAATAAATTCAACCAAGTTATTGCTTGGCAAAAAAGAATATATTTTAATTATTTTTTTACTATTTTTTATAACCATTGCTTCAAATATTGGCTTTAGTCCATCATATAATTTAACAAAAAATTTATTAAAAATTAACAAGCAAGAAAGTCAAAATAAGCAAGATTTAGTCAAAGAAATTCCAGTCTGTCTTTGTTCTAAAAATTATATTTTAGCTACAAATGATTTCTTGCCAGCCTTATCAAACAATGAAAATTTATTTGCATCATTTTATTTAGTCAAAGGCAAAAAACAATATTCAAATCAAAAATATGATATTCCTAAACTAAATTACGCAATTATAAATTATCAGCAATTTTTTAGTAATTGCAAAAATCAAGAAAATTTAATGCAAAATAAGAATATCTGCAATCAGGCAAAAAAAAGATTAAAAAAAGTAATTTCAAAAAACCATTTAAATCCAGAAAGAATAGTTGATAATAATGTTTTATATAGTACAAATTATCAGCCTGATATTTTCAAACAATCTTTGCAAAAATTAGAACAAGATACTATCATTAAATCAAACAAGTTTAATTATAATGTTTTTCTAGATGAATCTTCACTGGAGAAAATTTCACTATGA
- a CDS encoding beta-phosphoglucomutase family hydrolase produces the protein MLKAIIFDMDGVITDTVPHHFSAWKKFFKQEGVNLTRRDYDKKVNGVPRIDGITNILGKVSKKRLDEMMERKQAFFIEAVNAHPPKTFSGFREFVSKLKRKKIKIAAASSSKNTEFILKKIKIYDCFDKVITGYDFKKSKPNPEIFLTAAKRIKVDPKDCVVFEDAVLGVEAGKKAKMKVVGFASSNIKDVKKADLIIKSFEKLKVKDIEKLF, from the coding sequence ATGCTAAAAGCGATTATTTTTGACATGGATGGCGTAATTACTGATACAGTTCCGCATCATTTTTCTGCTTGGAAAAAATTTTTTAAACAAGAAGGAGTTAATTTGACAAGAAGAGATTATGATAAAAAAGTAAATGGTGTGCCGAGAATTGATGGAATCACAAATATACTTGGAAAAGTTTCGAAAAAAAGATTAGATGAAATGATGGAAAGAAAACAAGCTTTTTTTATTGAAGCAGTTAATGCTCACCCACCAAAAACTTTTTCTGGATTTAGAGAATTTGTTTCGAAATTAAAAAGAAAAAAAATTAAAATTGCAGCAGCATCATCATCAAAAAATACTGAATTTATTTTAAAGAAAATAAAAATTTATGATTGTTTTGATAAAGTTATAACTGGTTATGATTTTAAAAAATCAAAACCAAATCCAGAAATATTTTTGACTGCTGCCAAAAGAATAAAAGTTGATCCTAAAGATTGTGTTGTTTTTGAAGATGCAGTATTAGGAGTTGAGGCAGGAAAAAAAGCAAAAATGAAAGTTGTTGGCTTTGCATCATCCAATATTAAAGATGTAAAAAAAGCGGATTTAATTATTAAAAGTTTTGAAAAATTAAAAGTTAAAGATATAGAAAAATTATTTTAA